TTTTTTAATCTAATTGCTTTACTTCTCGGTGGGTTAATCTTTTATTTTATGTTGCGAATTGCCTTGTGGAATACGTGTGGAAAAGAGATAATCACTATGTTGGATAATAAACTAATCTATATAGCGGATTATAATTGGTTTAAGGATAAAGTAACGGAATTCTCTTTTAAAAAAATTCAGTTCACCTCGCATCAAGTTGGATATGAAGAAGACAATAAAGGCGTATTAGTGATCAACTTTGATAAAAATGTTACTTTAGAAACGGTTACGAAATTAGATCTCGCAGAGCTTGCTACGCTAATAACTCAATTAAATAAAAACCGCAACTCCAGTTTAAATTATTGGAATACGTACAATTCTTTTTATTATTTTCACGATTATACTTTTAGGATGTAATCAACGAAAGGAGCAACAAAAGGCAGATAGAAGATAATCAAAGAGACCTATTTCAGTTGACATTGCGTATTGAAATAGGCTATCTAAAAGTATAACATTCAGTAGTACTAAAAACACCTCCAAAATATGAGTTATGACTTAATGGTTTTTAAAAAAGAAGCCGCACCCAAGTATAGAACTGACTTTATGAAATGGTATGATCATCAAACAACATGGACAGAAAATCACGGTTATGATGACCCAAAAAATACCGCTCTCGAATTAAGCAATTGGTATATAGAAATGATTAAAACATTTCCGGATATGAATGGAAATGATATAGAGGACGAGGATCTTGAAGGTGCTTATGAATCTGACTATTGTATTGGAAAAGATGTCATCTATGTTGCTTTTGCGTGGTCTGTTGCAGAAGAGGCATACAATAAAATGTATGAATTAGCGGCAAAACACGGGGTTGGTTTTTTTGACGTATCGAGTGAGGAAGGAGCTATCTTATTTCCTGAAAATGGAAAATTAGTGTCGATAGATGCTAAAGTATAAGGTTGAACTATTTTAGTATCCACATCATCAATGCACGCTATTATGCAATCGAATAAACAACCGCATACCAGTTATCGACCACAGTTGAACTATGTGCTGCTGCTAATCATTATATTGTTTTCTATCTCTTCATTTTCTCAATGTGATAAAAAACTTTTGACTGGCACATTTGCAAGTATTCCTTTTACTTTGCGTTGCCCTGGGTATCAATATTCTTTTTCACCCCATAATACAACGGAAGTATTGGATATTTTAGGTCACAATGATATCAATTTAGTAAAGCGCGAGTTCTCGGCTGTAGAAGCTCATATTAAAGAACACGTGTTGAAGAACACAAATGCGTATTTTTTGGAGCATTTGAATTTTTATACATTAGAAATTGTTGATTTAGATCGCGCAGATGATTTTCAACACAGAGTCCCTACAGTGGATCTAACGCAGTGTCGAGCTAAATATACAATAGATTATTATTTTGAGCCTCTTGAAAATGTAAAGTACTGTGTTGGTTTTGCCCTCGATGAAAAAATGAACATCATCAGTGCAGATAATTTTCCTAAAGGAAAGGTAAAACCCTTTCAAAATACAACGGTTTGTGCTCTCTACGATTTAGGTGAAACGTATTTAAACCTTCCTACTACCGATTTAGAACTAATTGTTCATAAAAATGAATTTTATTGGAGTTTGTTGGAAAAAGCGAACTACGAAAGGGGAGAAAATAAACGACAAAGAATACTTATTAATGCCGCGGATTTGAGTGATTATCTTCTTCTTGATGTTGTTCGTTATGTTGATTTTTAATTGTATTATTCGTAGTTGTATGTCCTGTATACAAGCGGGATTTCGCTATGTTCTATCTAGTATTGAATAGCTATAGCAAGAAATAAATTTATTCATTCAAAAAAATAATGATTATGCCCTTTCCAATTGAACTTACCTATATTAAACAGACAGAAGATGAATTAGGTGTTTTGTTTCCTGATGATTTTAAAGCTAAAATGATGCAAGAAAATGGGGGAGAACTATCAACCGAAGAGGATGATTGGCAGTTGTATCCTTTTTTTGATCGATCTGATAAAAAAAGAATGAGTCGCACCTGTAATCATATCGGTTTAGAGACGAAACAAGCCCAAGCGTGGCGCAATTTTCCCATTAATGCCATAGCAATTGCTTCCAATGGAAGCGGCGATCACTTAATTCTACTACCAGAAGCTGGCAATGAAAAACAACTGAGTGAGGTGATTTATGCTTGGTGGCACGAGGAGGGAATTCCTCAAAAAGTGGCAGATAGTATAGAGGATTTAGTCAATGAATAAAAGAGGAGTGATTATATAAACATAAAATAGCTGTTATAACCGCTACTCTTTGTGTATTAAAATAGAATGTATTGTAGAAGAACAACAAGATTTAATTTGTACTGCATTTGTACCACATTATTTTAAAATGCAGCACAAATGCAGTACTCAATATAGAAAAACTTATAAAAGTAAAAGATAGGTTGTTTACGTGATACAATAAATCAGATTTTAGCATTCATAGGGGGTTATGCCGATTTTGCGTGCTTTTTCACAATACTTTTTTCAAAATAATTCAAACGAAAATCAACTAAATGATTTTAACAGATTAATGATAAGTAATATGAGGTTTTTGTACGAAATTGATAATTAGATATTAGACTTGTA
The window above is part of the Myroides odoratus DSM 2801 genome. Proteins encoded here:
- a CDS encoding SMI1/KNR4 family protein, giving the protein MPFPIELTYIKQTEDELGVLFPDDFKAKMMQENGGELSTEEDDWQLYPFFDRSDKKRMSRTCNHIGLETKQAQAWRNFPINAIAIASNGSGDHLILLPEAGNEKQLSEVIYAWWHEEGIPQKVADSIEDLVNE